The following proteins come from a genomic window of Lycium ferocissimum isolate CSIRO_LF1 chromosome 4, AGI_CSIRO_Lferr_CH_V1, whole genome shotgun sequence:
- the LOC132054558 gene encoding transcription factor bHLH87-like isoform X2: MMSNSYRFAPVSSKDNAFNSIQHQLDIGDSSSSLTMNLEEFGGAFDPIDILSSWKISQRQQAATKLAADSVAAKSGSGPIKNCAKMSSFYNFPPQNNYYLPNYFGNDQLGACGVMADFGSNGLISKSRSPDCLLSTTNTSNTDTSVEDDGISMILTDDSKSLWDVNTDKAASSGESAIDANDCNNIQCPVNEIDETISRTSSYHPHNNPIRCSEARCYMAKRSHDQALLESDSSTKDSKLISENDQPKSKKSRSSEYKLPSSSNINFQLVSSSAYSVDEPDSEATAQMKEMIYRAAAFRPLTSVDMEVIMEKKPKRKNVRISTDPQTAAARRRRERISERIRLLQKLVPGGTKMDTASMLDEAANYLKFLRTQVKALEDFGYKIDPINISTNNFSSLSSIPFNYPFPMQPHFPLLNLNPIHHPKC, from the exons ATGATGTCCAATTCGTACCGTTTTGCTCCGGTCAGTAGCAAAGATAATGCTTTCAATTCAATTCAGCACCAACTTGATATTGGAGATTCAAGCTCGTCGTTAACCATGAATCTTGAGGAATTTGGAGGTGCTTTTGATCCAATAGACATCCTTTCTAGTTGGAAAATCTCCCAGCGCCAACAAGCTGCGACAAAATTGGCTGCGGACTCTGTTGCTGCTAAATCAGGATCAGGTCCAATCAAGAATTGTGCTAAAATGAGTTCTTTCTATAATTTTCCTCCACAGAACAACTATTATTTGCCCAATTACTTCGGTAACGATCAATTGGGAGCTTGTGGGGTAATGGCTGATTTTGGTTCAAATGGCCTAATCTCAAAGAGCAGATCCCCTGATTGTTTGCTCTCTACAACCAACACAAGCAACACCGACACATCCGTCGAAGATGATGGAATTTCCATGATTTTGACTGATGATTCCAAAAGTTTGTGGGATGTCAACACTGACAAAGCAGCTTCATCTGGAGAATCTGCAATTGATGCCAATGATTGCAACAATATTCAGTGCCCTGTTAATGAGATTGATGAGACTATCTCGCGTACTTCTTCATATCATCCACATAACAATCCGATAAGATGTTCGGAAGCAAGGTGTTACATGGCCAAGAGAAGCCATGATCAAGCTCTGCTCGAATCCG ATTCCTCCACGAAAGACTCCAAGCTCATTTCGGAAAATGATCAACCCAAGTCCAAGAAATCCAGATCATCAGAATATAAGCTTCCAAGCTCATCAAACATCAATTTCCAGCTAGTTAGCTCGTCGGCATATTCAGTAGATGAACCTGATTCAGAAGCAACTGCGCAAATGAAGGAGATGATTTATCGCGCTGCAGCATTCAGGCCACTGACCTCTGTTGACATGGAAGTGATCATGGAGAAGAAGCCAAAGAGGAAGAATGTAAGAATATCAACAGATCCACAGACAGCGGCAGCGAGACGAAGGAGGGAAAGGATAAGTGAAAGAATAAGGTTATTGCAGAAGCTGGTACCAGGAGGAACTAAGATGGACACTGCATCCATGCTTGATGAGGCTGCTAACTATCTCAAGTTCTTGAGGACACAAGTCAAAGCTCTGGAAGACTTTGGTTATAAAATAGATCCAATTAATATTAGTACTAATAACTTTAGTTCTTTATCTTCAATACCTTTCAACTACCCATTTCCCATGCAACCCCATTTTCCTCTACTAAACCTCAACCCAATCCATCACCCCAAGTGTTGA
- the LOC132054558 gene encoding transcription factor bHLH87-like isoform X1 — protein MMSNSYRFAPVSSKDNAFNSIQHQLDIGDSSSSLTMNLEEFGGAFDPIDILSSWKISQRQQAATKLAADSVAAKSGSGPIKNCAKMSSFYNFPPQNNYYLPNYFGNDQLGACGVMADFGSNGLISKSRSPDCLLSTTNTSNTDTSVEDDGISMILTDDSKSLWDVNTDKAASSGESAIDANDCNNIQCPVNEIDETISRTSSYHPHNNPIRCSEARCYMAKRSHDQALLESADSSTKDSKLISENDQPKSKKSRSSEYKLPSSSNINFQLVSSSAYSVDEPDSEATAQMKEMIYRAAAFRPLTSVDMEVIMEKKPKRKNVRISTDPQTAAARRRRERISERIRLLQKLVPGGTKMDTASMLDEAANYLKFLRTQVKALEDFGYKIDPINISTNNFSSLSSIPFNYPFPMQPHFPLLNLNPIHHPKC, from the exons ATGATGTCCAATTCGTACCGTTTTGCTCCGGTCAGTAGCAAAGATAATGCTTTCAATTCAATTCAGCACCAACTTGATATTGGAGATTCAAGCTCGTCGTTAACCATGAATCTTGAGGAATTTGGAGGTGCTTTTGATCCAATAGACATCCTTTCTAGTTGGAAAATCTCCCAGCGCCAACAAGCTGCGACAAAATTGGCTGCGGACTCTGTTGCTGCTAAATCAGGATCAGGTCCAATCAAGAATTGTGCTAAAATGAGTTCTTTCTATAATTTTCCTCCACAGAACAACTATTATTTGCCCAATTACTTCGGTAACGATCAATTGGGAGCTTGTGGGGTAATGGCTGATTTTGGTTCAAATGGCCTAATCTCAAAGAGCAGATCCCCTGATTGTTTGCTCTCTACAACCAACACAAGCAACACCGACACATCCGTCGAAGATGATGGAATTTCCATGATTTTGACTGATGATTCCAAAAGTTTGTGGGATGTCAACACTGACAAAGCAGCTTCATCTGGAGAATCTGCAATTGATGCCAATGATTGCAACAATATTCAGTGCCCTGTTAATGAGATTGATGAGACTATCTCGCGTACTTCTTCATATCATCCACATAACAATCCGATAAGATGTTCGGAAGCAAGGTGTTACATGGCCAAGAGAAGCCATGATCAAGCTCTGCTCGAATCCG CAGATTCCTCCACGAAAGACTCCAAGCTCATTTCGGAAAATGATCAACCCAAGTCCAAGAAATCCAGATCATCAGAATATAAGCTTCCAAGCTCATCAAACATCAATTTCCAGCTAGTTAGCTCGTCGGCATATTCAGTAGATGAACCTGATTCAGAAGCAACTGCGCAAATGAAGGAGATGATTTATCGCGCTGCAGCATTCAGGCCACTGACCTCTGTTGACATGGAAGTGATCATGGAGAAGAAGCCAAAGAGGAAGAATGTAAGAATATCAACAGATCCACAGACAGCGGCAGCGAGACGAAGGAGGGAAAGGATAAGTGAAAGAATAAGGTTATTGCAGAAGCTGGTACCAGGAGGAACTAAGATGGACACTGCATCCATGCTTGATGAGGCTGCTAACTATCTCAAGTTCTTGAGGACACAAGTCAAAGCTCTGGAAGACTTTGGTTATAAAATAGATCCAATTAATATTAGTACTAATAACTTTAGTTCTTTATCTTCAATACCTTTCAACTACCCATTTCCCATGCAACCCCATTTTCCTCTACTAAACCTCAACCCAATCCATCACCCCAAGTGTTGA